In the genome of Candidatus Microbacterium phytovorans, one region contains:
- the pdxY gene encoding pyridoxal kinase PdxY has product MKILSIQSAVAYGHVGNSAAVFPLQRIGVEVLPVYTVNFSNHTGYGAWRGPLISPDDVRDVITGIEERGAFADIDVVLSGYQGGEGIADVILDAVARVKSANPSAVYACDPVMGNAKSGCFVAPAIPVLLRERVVPAADIITPNQFELGFLTDTEPGDLASTLASADAARAMGPSTVLVTSVERPDRPADTIEMLAVTDDGAWIVQTPRIPMKANGSGDVTAALFTAHYRATGDAAGALAKTVSSVFDLLTTTHESGERELQLIEAQEYYAHPRLQFAVSQVR; this is encoded by the coding sequence GTGAAGATCCTGTCGATTCAGTCCGCCGTCGCCTACGGTCACGTAGGGAACTCCGCCGCCGTCTTCCCTCTCCAGCGCATCGGCGTCGAGGTCCTGCCGGTGTACACGGTGAACTTCTCCAACCACACGGGGTACGGCGCATGGCGTGGGCCCCTCATCAGCCCCGACGACGTGCGAGACGTGATCACGGGGATCGAGGAGCGCGGCGCCTTTGCGGACATCGACGTCGTGCTGTCCGGGTACCAGGGCGGCGAAGGCATCGCCGACGTGATCCTCGATGCCGTCGCGCGCGTGAAGTCGGCCAACCCGTCGGCGGTCTACGCGTGCGATCCCGTGATGGGAAACGCCAAGAGCGGCTGCTTCGTGGCCCCCGCCATCCCCGTACTGCTGCGCGAGCGTGTCGTCCCCGCGGCCGACATCATCACTCCGAACCAGTTCGAACTGGGCTTCCTCACCGACACCGAGCCGGGCGACCTCGCCTCCACGCTCGCCTCCGCGGACGCTGCGCGCGCCATGGGTCCGTCCACCGTCCTCGTCACGAGTGTCGAACGTCCCGACCGTCCGGCCGACACGATCGAGATGCTCGCCGTGACCGACGACGGTGCCTGGATCGTCCAGACCCCTCGCATCCCGATGAAGGCGAACGGCTCCGGCGACGTGACCGCTGCCCTCTTCACGGCGCACTACCGCGCGACGGGCGACGCCGCAGGCGCCTTGGCGAAGACGGTGTCGAGCGTCTTCGACCTGCTCACCACGACCCATGAGTCAGGCGAACGCGAGCTTCAGCTCATCGAAGCCCAGGAGTACTACGCGCACCCTCGGCTGCAGTTCGCCGTCTCGCAGGTGCGCTGA
- a CDS encoding HIT domain-containing protein, translating into MTDGLEDAARLGGVPDEFQRLWTPHRMAYIQAGPEAMQEECPFCAAPARSDAGGLIVARGETAYVLLNLFPYNSGHVLVCPYRHIATYDEATPEEVAEIGALTQTAMRVLREVSRCDGFNIGMNQGRVAGAGVAEHLHQHVVPRWATDANFFPIIAKTKALPQLLGEVREAVASAWPHA; encoded by the coding sequence GTGACGGACGGCCTGGAAGACGCCGCGCGACTCGGCGGAGTTCCGGACGAGTTCCAGCGGCTGTGGACGCCGCACCGTATGGCGTACATCCAGGCCGGCCCGGAGGCCATGCAAGAGGAGTGCCCCTTCTGCGCGGCGCCCGCGCGATCCGACGCGGGCGGCCTGATCGTCGCTCGCGGTGAGACCGCCTACGTGCTGCTGAACCTCTTCCCCTACAACTCGGGGCACGTCCTGGTGTGCCCGTACCGGCACATCGCGACGTACGACGAGGCGACGCCGGAGGAAGTGGCCGAGATCGGAGCGCTCACGCAGACCGCCATGCGCGTGCTGAGGGAGGTCTCACGCTGCGATGGATTCAACATCGGCATGAACCAGGGCCGCGTCGCGGGTGCGGGTGTCGCCGAACACCTTCATCAGCACGTCGTCCCGCGGTGGGCCACCGACGCCAACTTCTTCCCGATCATCGCGAAGACCAAGGCGCTGCCGCAGCTTCTCGGCGAGGTCCGCGAGGCGGTCGCGTCGGCGTGGCCGCACGCGTGA
- the thrS gene encoding threonine--tRNA ligase: protein MTDVTTPSDVSYPADGFALFPDRSVIALRVNGELKDLATVVAATDAVEPVAIDSPDGLAILRHSTAHVLAQAVQRIRPQANLGIGPPVVDGFYYDFGVDEPFTPEDLKAIKKEMERIVREGQRFVRRVVTDDEARAELADEPFKLELIGLKGGTKEAAEGASVEVGAGELTIYDNVTRDGETAWKDLCRGPHVPSTRIVGNGWDLTRIAGAYWRGSEKNPQLQRIYGTAWATKDELRAYQQRLEEAAKRDHRKLGKELDLFSFPDEIGSGLSVWHPRGGIVRGEMEQHARRRHIEGGYTYVYTPHISKEDLFLTSNHLVTYKDGMFPPIRMDEEIDAEGNVTKAGQDYYLKPMNCPMHILIYKERARSYRDLPLRLAENGTVYRNELSGALHGLTRVRGFTQDDSHLFVTPEQLEAEATRVLEFVISMLRDFGLDDFELELSMRDDEKAKWIGSDEFWEYSTNALRNVAVASGLKLTEVPGEAAFYGPKIDLKTKDAIGRTWQLSTVQVDPNLPERFGLEYTGSDGEKHRPIMIHRALFGSIERFFAILLEHYAGAFPVWLAPVQVVGIPVAEDFAPYLDGIIDRLRSAGVRAEVDHSDDRMQKKIRTHTTQKVPVQLIAGAQDSAAGTVSFRFRDGSQTNGIPVDEAIDRIVRAIAEHTLVNTAEDLA, encoded by the coding sequence TTGACTGACGTCACCACCCCGTCGGACGTGTCCTATCCCGCCGACGGCTTCGCCCTCTTCCCCGACCGCTCCGTCATCGCGCTGCGCGTCAACGGCGAGCTGAAGGACCTCGCGACCGTCGTCGCGGCCACGGATGCCGTCGAGCCCGTGGCCATCGACAGCCCCGACGGGCTCGCCATCCTGCGCCACTCGACCGCACATGTCCTCGCCCAGGCCGTGCAGCGCATCCGTCCCCAGGCGAACCTCGGCATCGGCCCGCCCGTCGTCGACGGTTTCTACTACGACTTCGGAGTCGACGAGCCGTTCACCCCCGAGGATCTCAAGGCCATCAAGAAGGAGATGGAGCGGATCGTCCGCGAGGGGCAGCGCTTCGTGCGCCGTGTCGTCACGGACGACGAGGCTCGCGCGGAGCTCGCCGACGAGCCGTTCAAGCTCGAGCTGATCGGCCTGAAGGGCGGCACGAAGGAAGCCGCGGAAGGCGCGTCGGTCGAGGTCGGCGCCGGCGAGCTCACGATCTACGACAACGTCACCCGCGACGGCGAGACTGCGTGGAAGGACCTGTGCCGCGGACCCCACGTTCCGTCGACCCGCATCGTCGGCAACGGCTGGGACCTCACGCGCATCGCGGGCGCCTATTGGCGCGGCAGCGAGAAGAACCCTCAGCTGCAGCGAATCTACGGGACGGCGTGGGCCACCAAGGACGAGCTGCGCGCCTACCAGCAGCGTCTCGAGGAAGCCGCCAAGCGCGACCATCGAAAGCTCGGCAAGGAGCTCGATCTCTTTTCGTTCCCCGACGAGATCGGCTCCGGCCTCAGCGTCTGGCACCCGCGCGGCGGCATCGTGCGCGGCGAGATGGAACAGCACGCACGTCGGCGACACATCGAGGGCGGCTACACCTACGTCTACACGCCCCACATCTCGAAGGAGGATCTGTTCCTGACCTCCAACCACCTCGTGACCTACAAGGACGGCATGTTCCCGCCGATCCGGATGGACGAGGAGATCGACGCCGAAGGCAACGTCACCAAGGCCGGGCAGGACTACTACCTGAAGCCGATGAACTGCCCGATGCACATCCTCATCTACAAGGAGCGTGCGCGCAGCTACCGCGACCTGCCGCTGCGTCTGGCCGAGAACGGCACGGTGTACCGCAACGAGCTGTCGGGGGCTTTGCACGGACTCACCCGGGTGCGCGGCTTCACTCAGGACGACTCTCACCTGTTCGTCACGCCCGAGCAGCTCGAGGCGGAGGCGACCCGCGTGCTCGAGTTCGTCATCTCGATGCTGCGCGACTTCGGCCTCGACGACTTCGAGCTCGAACTCTCGATGCGAGACGACGAGAAGGCGAAGTGGATCGGTAGCGACGAGTTCTGGGAATACTCGACCAATGCACTCCGCAACGTCGCCGTGGCGAGTGGTCTGAAGCTCACCGAAGTCCCCGGAGAGGCGGCCTTCTACGGTCCGAAGATCGACCTCAAGACGAAGGATGCCATCGGCCGCACCTGGCAGCTCTCCACGGTGCAGGTCGACCCGAACCTGCCGGAGCGATTCGGCCTGGAGTACACCGGCTCCGACGGCGAGAAGCACCGCCCGATCATGATCCATCGGGCACTGTTCGGCTCGATCGAGCGCTTCTTCGCGATTCTGCTGGAGCACTACGCCGGAGCCTTCCCGGTGTGGCTCGCGCCCGTGCAGGTCGTCGGCATCCCCGTCGCGGAGGACTTCGCGCCCTACCTGGACGGCATCATCGACCGCCTCCGGTCGGCCGGCGTGCGCGCCGAGGTGGACCACTCCGACGACCGCATGCAGAAGAAGATCCGCACGCACACAACGCAGAAGGTTCCCGTCCAGCTCATCGCCGGCGCGCAGGACAGCGCGGCGGGAACGGTCTCGTTCCGGTTCCGCGACGGCTCGCAGACCAACGGCATCCCCGTCGACGAGGCGATCGATCGCATCGTCCGCGCGATCGCGGAGCACACACTCGTCAACACGGCGGAGGATCTCGCGTGA
- a CDS encoding ArsB/NhaD family transporter, with product MDAVKLALVGVALLLAGGVAVAVGVLSPAEALGIGERVWPVLLFVVAVTVVAELAAAAGVFDVVASRVARLAGGRTVRLWLAVVALAVLATAFLSLDTTAVLLTPVVVAVARANGLSPMPFAFATVWLANTASLFLPVSNLTNLLAMHQLDDAHAGTFLLLLGPSAVVAVIVTVGLLLVLHRRELAGRFTVAAPPVIADRLQLRFAAVVVCVMMPLLVSGLEPWIPASAAAVVLGAFFLWRSPRALTFSLLPWQLVVFASGLFLVVGALEAAGSRQFIEAVAGHGSGAGDLWWLSGVGLVAANVGNNLPAYLALESAADTPERLAALLVGVNAGPLITPWASLATLLWHQRLHAVGVEVPWRRYVLWGLLAAPLTVAAAVVPLALRA from the coding sequence ATGGATGCCGTGAAGCTCGCTCTCGTCGGTGTCGCCCTGCTCCTCGCGGGCGGTGTCGCCGTCGCGGTGGGGGTGCTCAGTCCCGCGGAGGCGCTCGGCATCGGTGAGCGGGTGTGGCCGGTGCTGCTCTTCGTCGTGGCCGTCACGGTCGTGGCCGAACTGGCTGCCGCGGCGGGAGTGTTCGACGTGGTGGCCTCGCGCGTTGCCCGGCTCGCGGGAGGCCGCACGGTGCGGTTGTGGCTCGCCGTCGTGGCGCTCGCTGTGCTGGCGACCGCCTTCCTCTCGCTCGATACGACCGCCGTCCTGCTGACGCCGGTCGTCGTGGCCGTCGCTCGGGCGAACGGCCTCAGCCCGATGCCGTTCGCCTTCGCCACGGTGTGGCTCGCGAACACCGCCTCGCTGTTCCTCCCCGTCTCGAACCTCACGAACCTGCTGGCGATGCATCAGCTCGACGACGCCCACGCCGGCACGTTCCTGCTCTTGCTGGGCCCGTCGGCGGTCGTTGCGGTCATCGTCACGGTGGGTCTGCTTCTCGTCCTGCACCGCCGTGAACTCGCGGGACGGTTCACGGTCGCTGCGCCCCCGGTGATCGCGGATCGGCTGCAACTGCGTTTCGCCGCCGTTGTCGTCTGCGTGATGATGCCTCTGCTGGTGAGCGGACTCGAACCGTGGATCCCCGCATCGGCGGCGGCCGTCGTGCTCGGCGCTTTCTTCCTCTGGCGGTCGCCGAGAGCACTCACGTTCTCACTCCTCCCCTGGCAGCTCGTCGTGTTCGCCTCGGGACTGTTCCTCGTCGTCGGCGCGCTGGAGGCCGCGGGTTCCCGGCAGTTCATCGAGGCGGTCGCCGGCCACGGTTCCGGAGCCGGCGATCTCTGGTGGTTGTCGGGCGTCGGGCTCGTGGCCGCCAACGTCGGCAACAACCTGCCCGCGTACCTTGCGCTCGAGTCGGCCGCCGACACGCCTGAGCGCCTTGCGGCCCTCCTCGTCGGTGTCAATGCGGGGCCGCTCATCACGCCGTGGGCCTCGCTCGCCACGCTCCTCTGGCATCAGCGGCTGCACGCGGTCGGCGTCGAGGTGCCGTGGCGGCGCTACGTGCTGTGGGGACTCCTCGCCGCGCCGCTGACGGTCGCGGCTGCGGTCGTCCCCCTCGCGCTTCGCGCCTGA
- a CDS encoding DNA alkylation repair protein, with amino-acid sequence MTTTALLERIRAELRATADPSRAPGQQAYMKSDMPYLGVRVPDARRITRAAARGVENPDHLRAAAREMWDAATHREERYAAEALLTMPPVRGDLASVPLIEHMVRSGRWWDFTDELTGRIAEMHDRHPTETAALVRAWSIDDDLWVRRLAILSQLGRRERLDRDLLADVIAPSIPSDEFFLRKAIGWALRDYARFAPDWVAQFAAEHPLSALSRREALKHISR; translated from the coding sequence ATGACGACGACCGCGCTCCTCGAGCGGATACGCGCCGAACTGCGCGCGACAGCGGACCCCTCGCGCGCTCCCGGCCAGCAGGCGTACATGAAGTCGGATATGCCCTACCTGGGGGTTCGGGTTCCCGACGCGCGACGCATCACGCGCGCCGCCGCCCGAGGAGTGGAGAACCCCGACCACCTCCGTGCCGCGGCTCGGGAGATGTGGGATGCCGCGACCCACCGCGAAGAGCGCTACGCCGCTGAGGCACTGCTGACGATGCCTCCCGTCCGCGGCGACCTGGCATCCGTTCCGCTCATCGAGCACATGGTGCGCTCGGGCCGCTGGTGGGACTTCACCGACGAGCTCACCGGGCGTATCGCCGAGATGCACGACCGGCACCCCACCGAAACGGCAGCCCTCGTCCGAGCCTGGAGCATCGACGACGATCTCTGGGTGCGTCGCCTCGCGATCCTGTCGCAGCTCGGCCGGCGCGAAAGGCTCGATCGCGACCTCCTCGCGGACGTCATCGCGCCCAGCATCCCGAGCGACGAGTTCTTCCTCCGCAAGGCCATCGGCTGGGCGCTGCGGGACTACGCGCGATTCGCGCCGGACTGGGTCGCGCAGTTCGCGGCAGAGCACCCTCTCAGCGCTCTCAGCCGGCGGGAGGCGCTCAAGCACATCTCCCGCTGA
- a CDS encoding amino acid-binding ACT protein, translated as MTHLVLSVVGDDRTGLVSALADAVAAHGGNWERSELAELAGAFAGIVLVSVPDARAAELTEALRGLDGLLRVTTHTGTPATSPSGRSLTFTVLGNDRPGIVRDVTTAISAHALSIDGFTSRTLEAPMAGGTLFEATVTVRMSEHADEAPVITALERLADEIQVDLSVG; from the coding sequence ATGACCCATCTCGTGCTCTCTGTGGTCGGCGACGATCGCACCGGTCTGGTCAGCGCGCTCGCAGACGCCGTGGCAGCGCACGGCGGCAACTGGGAACGCAGCGAACTCGCCGAGCTCGCGGGCGCGTTCGCCGGCATCGTGCTCGTCTCCGTTCCCGATGCCCGTGCGGCCGAGCTCACCGAGGCGTTGCGCGGTCTCGACGGACTCCTGCGGGTCACGACGCACACGGGCACCCCCGCGACGTCGCCCTCTGGCCGGTCTTTGACATTCACTGTGCTGGGCAACGATCGCCCAGGGATCGTGCGCGACGTCACGACCGCCATCAGCGCCCACGCGTTGAGCATCGACGGTTTCACGAGTCGCACTCTCGAGGCGCCCATGGCCGGCGGCACCCTGTTCGAGGCGACCGTCACGGTCCGCATGTCCGAGCACGCCGACGAGGCGCCTGTCATCACGGCCCTGGAGCGGCTCGCCGACGAGATCCAGGTCGACCTGAGCGTCGGATGA
- a CDS encoding type II toxin-antitoxin system PemK/MazF family toxin gives MFAWLRRLLGGRRARAAKPTAARREAGFDRVTLTWEVPQPQSRSVHIVYAPRRDRLPDAGEVVWAWVPFQENPADGKDRPLLVIARHDVQRVYALKLTSRPPQGRRDHVSIGVGAWDRQGRESWVDLDQLYSVHHGGVRRVGAALDRRTFAAVGRALSARHGWRFEG, from the coding sequence ATGTTCGCCTGGCTGCGGCGACTGCTCGGCGGACGCCGTGCTCGGGCCGCGAAACCCACGGCGGCACGGCGCGAGGCAGGTTTCGACCGCGTCACTCTCACGTGGGAGGTGCCCCAGCCGCAGAGCAGGTCCGTGCACATCGTCTACGCCCCTCGGCGTGACAGGCTTCCGGATGCCGGTGAGGTGGTGTGGGCGTGGGTGCCCTTCCAGGAGAACCCGGCGGACGGCAAGGATCGCCCGCTCCTCGTCATCGCGCGTCACGACGTGCAGCGGGTGTATGCGCTCAAGCTGACATCGCGTCCGCCCCAGGGGCGGCGCGACCACGTGTCGATCGGGGTGGGCGCGTGGGACAGGCAGGGGCGCGAGTCGTGGGTCGACCTCGACCAGCTCTACAGCGTGCACCACGGCGGCGTGCGGCGGGTGGGCGCGGCACTGGACCGACGCACGTTCGCGGCCGTCGGTCGTGCCCTTTCCGCCCGCCACGGGTGGCGATTCGAGGGGTAA
- a CDS encoding type II toxin-antitoxin system PemK/MazF family toxin, with the protein MGGSRSGSVIRDLFRTVTDVLRGGRTSEHAPSQEAEASAGSASRTIEIDPRDAHDLRLTYAPDPDGDPDAGEIVWTWVPYAENDGRGKDRPVLIIGRQDAAHVYAVKLTSKSHDGDRDFLPLGTGEWDPAGRASWVDVDQLYSVPVDGIRREASALDIDRFTTVARALQVRYGWDAGS; encoded by the coding sequence ATGGGTGGATCTCGCAGCGGATCGGTCATCCGCGACCTGTTCCGCACCGTCACCGACGTCCTGCGGGGCGGCCGGACCTCGGAGCACGCGCCGTCTCAGGAAGCTGAAGCGTCGGCAGGGTCGGCCTCGCGGACCATCGAGATCGACCCGCGCGACGCCCACGATCTTCGCCTCACCTACGCACCCGACCCCGACGGCGATCCCGATGCGGGCGAGATCGTCTGGACATGGGTGCCCTACGCCGAGAACGACGGCCGCGGAAAGGACCGACCGGTGCTCATCATCGGCAGACAGGATGCCGCGCACGTGTACGCCGTGAAGCTGACGAGCAAGTCCCACGATGGTGACCGCGACTTCCTGCCACTCGGAACGGGGGAGTGGGACCCCGCCGGACGCGCATCGTGGGTCGATGTCGACCAGCTCTACAGCGTGCCGGTCGACGGCATCAGACGCGAGGCGTCAGCGCTCGACATCGATCGGTTCACGACGGTGGCCCGCGCGCTGCAGGTGCGCTACGGCTGGGACGCCGGTTCCTGA
- a CDS encoding ammonium transporter gives MDQGNTAFILIAAALVLLMTPGLAFFYGGLVKAKSVISMMMMSFGAMGLIGVLWVLYGYAIAFPGAEGTIFPWAIDTSALGLSSLLETPEGAAYPPLAFVAFQATFAIITVALVSGAIADRAKFGAWMVFAGLWATVVYFPVASWVFNFGLAEDGSFAYGGWITHGLQTAFGVGAIDFAGGTAVHINAGAAALALALVLGKRVGFQKGVHVPHNPPFVLLGAGLLWFGWFGFNAGSELAADGTAALAFVNTIAAPAAALLAWLLVEKIKDGKPTSVGAASGAVAGLVAITPACAALQPIWAILLGLIAGAVCALAIELKFKWGFDDSLDVVGIHLVGGLIGTLYLGFFANGTGLLVGGDATQLLVQAIAAFAVLIYSFVIAYVIGFAIEKTMGFRVKNEDEIAGIDTVVHGEEGYVLADTKA, from the coding sequence ATGGATCAAGGCAACACCGCATTCATTCTCATCGCCGCAGCGCTGGTCCTGTTGATGACGCCCGGTCTGGCGTTCTTCTACGGCGGCCTCGTCAAGGCGAAGAGCGTCATCAGCATGATGATGATGAGCTTCGGGGCTATGGGCCTCATCGGCGTCCTCTGGGTGCTCTACGGATACGCGATCGCGTTCCCGGGCGCCGAGGGAACGATCTTCCCCTGGGCCATCGACACGTCCGCACTGGGCCTGTCGAGCCTGCTCGAGACTCCTGAGGGCGCGGCGTACCCGCCCCTGGCCTTCGTCGCGTTCCAGGCGACGTTCGCGATCATCACGGTTGCGCTGGTCTCCGGTGCGATCGCGGACCGCGCCAAGTTCGGCGCCTGGATGGTCTTCGCGGGCCTCTGGGCCACGGTCGTCTACTTCCCGGTGGCCAGCTGGGTGTTCAACTTCGGCCTCGCCGAGGACGGCAGCTTCGCGTACGGCGGTTGGATCACGCACGGTCTGCAGACCGCGTTCGGCGTCGGCGCGATCGACTTCGCCGGTGGTACCGCGGTGCACATCAACGCCGGTGCGGCAGCTCTCGCCCTCGCGCTGGTGCTCGGCAAGCGCGTCGGGTTCCAGAAGGGCGTGCACGTTCCCCACAACCCGCCGTTCGTCCTCCTGGGCGCCGGTCTGCTGTGGTTCGGATGGTTCGGCTTCAACGCCGGCTCGGAGCTCGCCGCTGACGGCACCGCCGCGCTGGCGTTCGTCAACACCATCGCCGCTCCCGCCGCCGCGCTGCTCGCCTGGCTCCTGGTGGAGAAGATCAAGGACGGCAAGCCGACCTCGGTCGGAGCCGCTTCCGGTGCCGTCGCAGGTCTCGTCGCGATCACTCCCGCCTGCGCTGCGCTGCAGCCCATCTGGGCGATTCTCCTGGGCCTGATCGCCGGCGCCGTGTGCGCCCTTGCCATCGAGCTCAAGTTCAAGTGGGGCTTCGACGACTCGCTCGACGTCGTGGGAATCCACCTCGTCGGCGGCCTCATCGGCACGCTCTACCTCGGCTTCTTCGCCAACGGCACGGGCCTGCTCGTCGGTGGCGACGCCACGCAGCTGCTGGTTCAGGCCATCGCGGCCTTCGCCGTCCTCATCTACTCGTTCGTCATCGCCTACGTCATCGGCTTCGCGATCGAGAAGACCATGGGCTTCCGTGTGAAGAACGAGGACGAGATCGCCGGCATCGACACCGTGGTGCACGGCGAAGAGGGATACGTCCTCGCCGACACCAAGGCCTGA
- the zapE gene encoding cell division protein ZapE produces MNSVPAGIVHLTERTPQVSGAEMVAALVPPPQFDDATFETYRVDPQYPSQQEAKDLLVSFSGGQRAAARAGGLFRRREKSPELKPGVYLDGGFGVGKTHLLAAVYHAMPARRKYFGSFIEYTALVGALGYQQTVALFRGADLLCIDEFELDDPGDTMVMTRLLGELVPTGTRLAATSNTPPNALGEGRFAAQDFLREIHAMSASFQTLRIDGTDYRQRAIDGHGKTLTDAEYSDALAAADGTASDDAFADLIRHLATVHPSRYLRLIDGVSAIGLREVTQLDDQSAALRFVAFVDRAYDAQIPVRATGRPLDEVFSEEMLAGGYRKKYLRAISRLVALTHA; encoded by the coding sequence GTGAACAGCGTCCCGGCCGGCATCGTGCACCTCACCGAACGCACTCCGCAGGTGTCGGGCGCCGAGATGGTGGCCGCCCTCGTTCCGCCGCCCCAGTTCGATGACGCGACGTTCGAGACGTACCGCGTCGACCCGCAGTACCCGTCGCAGCAGGAGGCCAAGGACCTGCTGGTGAGCTTCAGCGGTGGCCAGCGCGCCGCGGCGCGCGCCGGCGGGCTGTTCCGTCGCCGTGAGAAGTCGCCGGAGCTGAAGCCCGGGGTCTACCTCGACGGCGGGTTCGGCGTGGGGAAGACCCACCTCCTCGCCGCCGTCTACCACGCCATGCCCGCGCGCCGGAAGTACTTCGGTTCCTTCATCGAGTACACGGCGCTCGTGGGCGCGCTCGGTTACCAGCAGACCGTCGCGCTGTTCCGCGGCGCGGACCTGCTGTGCATCGATGAGTTCGAGCTCGACGACCCGGGCGACACCATGGTGATGACGCGTCTGCTCGGGGAGCTCGTCCCGACGGGAACCCGGTTGGCGGCGACCTCGAACACGCCGCCGAACGCGCTCGGTGAGGGGCGCTTCGCCGCGCAGGACTTCCTGCGCGAGATCCACGCGATGTCCGCGAGCTTCCAGACCCTGCGCATCGACGGCACCGACTACCGCCAGCGCGCCATCGACGGACACGGCAAGACCCTCACGGATGCCGAATACTCCGACGCCCTCGCGGCAGCCGACGGCACGGCATCCGACGACGCGTTCGCCGACCTCATCCGCCACCTGGCGACCGTGCACCCGTCCCGCTATCTACGTCTCATCGACGGCGTCTCGGCGATCGGGCTGCGCGAAGTGACCCAACTGGACGATCAGTCGGCCGCCCTCCGCTTCGTCGCGTTCGTCGATCGCGCGTACGACGCCCAGATCCCCGTCCGAGCGACGGGCCGTCCCCTTGACGAGGTCTTCTCGGAGGAGATGCTCGCGGGGGGATACCGCAAGAAGTACCTCCGTGCCATCTCACGACTGGTCGCACTCACCCACGCCTGA
- a CDS encoding alpha/beta fold hydrolase: protein MKASRRAVGATPTDALRAVLFLLTGALAVMTALLAFVAARMARRVVTPAGRRTDTRILDVDVAAQTITLSRNPDTALPGRYGLFTAGTEGYLKLGSVLSGDESSVTRKLLTHIGSDSHLAADAAFSGWYFDRPEQLHLPYESELVGSAVGPCPAWIFPAAEPTDTWVIQVHGRGTNRAECLRAVPLFHGLGITSLLVSYRNDGSAPRSRAGTYGLGATEWRDVDAAIGLARRRGARRILIMGWSMGGAIALQVALSSAHRDLIVGVILESPVVDWRRVLSYQARLMGLPTAVAGLAIGALSTEWATPLVGTEARIPFERLDVVARAGELRHPILILHSDDDGFVPSDASHDLVVARPDLVELQVFDTARHTKLWNYDQDRWSATITDWLERHDFTPQHA from the coding sequence ATGAAGGCATCCAGGCGCGCCGTCGGCGCAACCCCGACCGACGCTCTGCGGGCGGTCCTCTTCCTCCTCACGGGAGCACTGGCGGTCATGACGGCGCTGCTGGCGTTCGTCGCCGCGCGGATGGCCCGTCGCGTCGTCACTCCCGCCGGACGCCGCACCGACACCCGCATCCTCGATGTCGACGTGGCCGCGCAGACGATCACCCTCAGTCGCAACCCCGACACCGCCCTGCCCGGAAGATACGGCTTGTTCACGGCGGGGACCGAGGGATACCTCAAGCTCGGCTCGGTGCTCTCGGGCGACGAGAGTTCTGTGACGCGGAAGCTGCTCACTCACATCGGCTCGGACTCCCACCTGGCTGCCGATGCCGCGTTCAGCGGCTGGTACTTCGATCGTCCGGAGCAGTTGCACCTTCCTTACGAGTCAGAGCTCGTGGGCTCTGCCGTGGGACCGTGCCCCGCGTGGATCTTCCCGGCGGCGGAACCGACAGACACCTGGGTCATCCAGGTGCACGGTCGGGGCACCAATCGAGCCGAGTGCCTTCGTGCGGTCCCTCTCTTCCACGGTCTCGGGATCACGTCGCTGCTCGTCTCGTACCGCAACGACGGCTCGGCCCCGCGAAGTCGCGCCGGTACGTACGGGCTCGGCGCGACGGAATGGCGTGACGTGGATGCCGCGATCGGACTCGCCCGTCGGCGAGGTGCGCGACGCATCCTCATCATGGGCTGGTCGATGGGCGGCGCGATCGCCCTGCAGGTGGCCCTCAGCTCCGCGCACCGCGACTTGATCGTCGGGGTGATCCTCGAGTCTCCCGTCGTGGACTGGCGACGCGTGCTGAGCTATCAGGCACGCCTCATGGGACTTCCCACCGCCGTCGCCGGGCTGGCGATCGGGGCGCTCAGCACGGAATGGGCGACACCTCTCGTCGGCACAGAGGCTCGGATTCCGTTCGAGCGACTGGACGTCGTCGCGCGGGCGGGGGAGTTGCGGCATCCCATCCTCATCCTCCACAGCGACGACGACGGCTTCGTCCCCTCTGATGCATCGCACGATCTCGTGGTGGCCCGACCCGACCTGGTCGAACTCCAGGTGTTCGATACGGCACGCCACACGAAGCTGTGGAACTACGACCAGGACCGGTGGAGCGCCACGATCACCGACTGGCTCGAACGGCACGACTTCACGCCGCAGCACGCGTGA